The genomic DNA AAGATGCGGGAGGAGATCTATTTTATTCAACACTGCCACCCCAGCTTCCAAGAAGATCATGGGGTGTTTGTTGATCATGTCATCCCCTTCTGTTGGTGAAATCACAACCATCCTTTCCTCCGTTCCCAAGGGGAAGTCGGCTGGACATACCAGATTTCCAACATTCTCGATAAAAAGGACATCCAGATCCTCTAAGTTCAACTCCTGCAGAGCGTGACCAACTAAGTGCGCGTCTAGATGACATTCCTTCCCGGTATTCAAATTAACAGAAGGCACGCCCGCTTTCTTGAAAAGGCTATAATCATCCTCACCTGTGACATCTCCTGCGATGGCGGCTACTCTGACACCTCTGGCCCTCAATATGCGCGACATTCTCAATATGAGAGCGGTCTTTCCCGATCCTATAGAACCCATCACGTCCACGGATTTTATCCCCTTGGAACGAAGAAGCCGAAGATTTTCAGCCGCAAGTCGTCGATTCTCTGCCAGCACGTCAGTGCCCATATCGATTATAGTGGTTTTATGCACAGATTTGATAATGGGAATCCAGACTTAATCTTTACCCATTTCATCTCCCAATTGCAGAATTAGTTAGGAGCCCTCAATATTTTACAAAAATGGTTCTCTTGGCAATTATAGCTCATTTCGCAAAATGATATCGTCAAATGATAATACATTCCTCTCGGGGGCTAGGTTCATTTTTATACAAAATTTAACTAAATATCAATCAACCCATAGCCAGGATATATGTTTCATGAGCGCTCGAAACACTCTTTTTTTTAATGCGCTGGAAGAAGATTTAAGTAATAGGCAATTCAATAAACCCCTCAAGAATTAAAACACTTAGCTTCAGGAGGAAATAATTGTACCTCTTCTCGAGGTGGCGAGATATGGATATGGCAAACGTTAATGTCCGCGGTCTACCTTTGGGTCGCGTTCTAGGAAAGAGAGCTTTGCTCTACATCGCGCTGCTCGTATTCGCTTTTGCGCTGGTGCTCTTGCTTAACACCAGCAATGCGAGCGCGACGATAGTCATCAACACTGATATAACGACTGATACAACGCTTACAACAGCTGATGATTACATTATCAGTGGAGATATTACTGTTGTATCGGGAGTCAGGTTGTCAATTGAACCTGGTGTATATGTAAACTTTACATCTGGTTCAAGTCTCACGATTGAGGGTTATCTGTATGTGAATGGTACTCAGGGTAGCCCTGTAAGAATGTCGGGCGTGACTCCCACCCCAGGGTTTTGGGA from Methanomassiliicoccales archaeon includes the following:
- the hypB gene encoding hydrogenase nickel incorporation protein HypB translates to MHKTTIIDMGTDVLAENRRLAAENLRLLRSKGIKSVDVMGSIGSGKTALILRMSRILRARGVRVAAIAGDVTGEDDYSLFKKAGVPSVNLNTGKECHLDAHLVGHALQELNLEDLDVLFIENVGNLVCPADFPLGTEERMVVISPTEGDDMINKHPMIFLEAGVAVLNKIDLLPHLDSDIERLKRDYSRLRKAGKLYLTSAKTGEGVEELLKALHLIS